CTGATCTACATTACCATTTGCTTAGTAAATTATGTCATTCACGCTTTATTTTTTCTCTGTCGTCAGTCAcaatttttgtttaataatgtaaaaacaaacttAAGTTCTTAACCATAACCTTTTTTTATATCACCGTGGAATACTGTGACATTCTCTGCATGAAGCCAGGAAGGAAAAAGCCGACAACCCATGAATGGGCCATAGGTTTCTCAAAAATTGCCTATACTGATTCTAAAATGGATAAAGGCAATTCTCACCAATCCAATGAGGACTCTGATTTTGAAGACCCCTCACCTCTGACCTGCAAAGTTAAAGAAACACGGACAGTACACACTGAGGTTCAAAGAGTGATAGGTGATAAAGCTTCTTCAAATCAGAGAAAGAGGAGATTGGGGGCGGAACGGATGAGCTAGAGTCAGAAATGGACGAAATAATTACCTTCAACAAACaacatattaaaacataacttCCTCCTCCAGGAACAAGAAAAGGACCACGAAAATTGTTCAAGTCACCTGCGTATTAGAGGCATCCCAGAAAATATAGAGGTGCCCTCATTACATCAATACTTACAAAGGCTGTTTTCCCCCCGTCTCCAAAAAAGCTAGAAGATCACGTCCTCTTGAACAGGGCCCACAGCTCTTGGACAAACGTCTCAAGACGTCTCCCAGCCTAGAGATGTCATTATTACACCACAAAAGAGGCGATACTATGTGTAGCCTGTGAACAACCAATCTGAGGTTGTGCCTGTGTAAATTTTCAAGGCCATAGCCCCATCCACACTTTTGAGAACTTCCCATTTTGCATTCTGTTATGGCATCAAATCAAGTTATATTCTGCCAAGACTTTGTTGGAGGTCCATCTCCTCCTTCCAAAACTAGGCCTTCCTGTTTCTCCCACAGATTCCGACTCTACAAGTGCTAAATGACGTCTGTCACAGGAGACCTCTGTGGTTTTGGGGTCATATCCATCAGAGTGGTCCACAGTGTCTAGAAGTGCCAAACCTTTGACATGTAAGCCAGGCACCTGAAGAGATGATCCTTTAGACGGTGCTATCACTGTATACTTCTTGTAGTAGGGAGTCGGTTGATCTACCTCATAACAAAGGTCTAGCTGTTACATAAGGATTATATTTGATACTTCTTTGAGTATTTCATTTAACGTATATTGCTGGTGTGTTCCTAAAACCATATTGTACATCtagaccagtggtgggcaacCTGTTACACTTTGGAGCCACatggtgcggccctctaaccttcaaaagggttggacattacccttaatctcagtaatggtCCTAGAGCCGCCTGTTGTCCTTCACTGCCCTGGACCAACCCCCGTCCTGTACAGGTACTCTGAGGCACGCAAGTCTGTCCATGTTAAATGTGTTGTTAATTTATACTCACATCTCTCTACAGACTCTGTAATGCTTGATCCATTATCCATATCAGCCCTACCACGAGGTATGTCTGTCTTTTGAAATTGTTTTACACAACATGAAAGGCTTAAAAGAAAGAAACTTTACATTTCATTGAAACAACTTAAGAGGGACCAAGAAACACACTTCTCACAACACCATGAACTAGTATAAGTCCAAGGCTTAGCCACATACACTCCATTCATGCgatgcgagagagagagagagagtggtttGAATACCGATAGCCTCCTATATAACTTTTCACCCTATACAAACCTATAAAGATACAGAGGGTAGATATCTAATTCTTATAGGCAAATGAAGCCTGCACCACCTTTCGGCTAAAGTAAATAACATTCTTTCTAAATGTTGAAAAGGTGAACTCACCATGGCTGGGGACTTTATCATAGCATTAAACCATAATCTGAATATATTGTCCCCCAGGGCCCGTCCCGGAGACAGAACGGATGTTCAGAAATCAAAAGCTTTCGAAAACATCAAGCTCCATGTCCTGTATGATGACACTGGGAGAGTCAAGGATCCCACGATGAgagaatatatattctttttgaAGGTACATAACATTTATCACACCAGCACAATGCATCCTATGGTTTGGTCGAAACACGCTCCAGTATTGACAGATATTTCTAGCCTAGGTTCCTGCTCTTTCACCCCAACCTGGAGGATCAACGAATCGCTCCTCCACGATACCACTTATAGCTTGCAAACCCAAACCCTTCTCACTGACTGATTTCAGCTTAATGGCCTTCCAGAGAACACCGCTAGGGTgctatgggaagctcataaagtgGTGATTAGAGGGCAATCGATCAGCATGGTTTCCAGACACAAGAAatgcaaaatagctaaacaaTTGGATCTATCTATACAATTACATGACATGGAAGTGCAACATAGACCATCTCTACACCTGACAATCTTGATAAACTTAtgcttcaagcgttctctaaaaacccacctcttcagacaagcttatgatattcctcaaccagcatcttaatcttcaTAAGATaacaaacctctgaccaacattgctgtgtgactgatcacacactgaatacttttacctttgcattctagctggtccaatgtgcaatatgatgtagcacatgcccttgtgtttcaaactcccattgtcccatagattgtaggcttgcgagcagggttctcttacctctctgtctgtatgtattacccagtattgtcttataaatgtttgttcccaattgtaaagcgctacagaatttgctggcgctatataaataaatgttgttgttgttgatgatgatgatgataaacttaCTAAGTTAAGGAGAGACAGACAGCCAAGACCCAGAATGGCTAAATCAAACCTTCCATGAAAAATTAGACAAGGCGGATAATATTCTGGCCTCCAGACTAATAGCAAAGACCTCACTAAACAATACCCTAGACTTCAAAACCTCAAAAAAGGCATCTTATCATATGACCCTAAGATAATCACACaagaatttaaattttattactttaaatatCACTTTGACCAACAATCCCCATCGAGGACTGCTCCATCAgagattttaaataattttctctgTAAGGTGGGTCTGCCCAGATTGTTTAGATCAGTGGCTGATCAATTTAATGAGAAAATGTCTATTCAAATCTCCTCTGTAAAGACCAGAAAGCTTTAAAATCCCCCAGACCGTATGAATTCTCTGCAGCACATTATAAAAGATTACCCAAGCATCTAAAGCCAAGATTCTGGTAATTCGTCTCAATAAAATTCTCCTTGGAACGATCCACTAGAATTAGGTGGGGTTCATTACGGGAAGGCAGAGACAGCACAAGAAGAGTAATCGATTGTATATAGACcataaataaatggaaatctCCTGCGATCTTTGTGTCTTTAGACGATGAGAAACATTTGACAGAATATCGTAGATATCCATGTTCCAAACACCTAAAGCTTATTGGATAATGGGAAAATGTCTTCCAGGCATCGAAGCCTTGTATACAATTCTTATGGCTAAAGTAATGATCAACACCAATCAGTCTAATCCAGtcttgagggtatatttactaaactgcgggtttgaaaaagtggagatgttgcctacagcaaccaatcagattctagctaacatttatttagtacattctgcaaaatgacagctgaaatctgattggttgctataggcaacatctccactttttcaaacccgcagtttagtaaatctagcccttgatcttcAATGGAACATTACAAGGCAGTCCTCAGTCGCCCCTGTTAATAGAACCCCTAGTAGCATTAATCAGAAACTCCTGATCAAGGAATTTAGGTAGGAGGCCACAACTTGGTGAATATACTCCTGTCCCTCACCCAACCTCAGACCTTACTCCCAGGCACAATATATTCTGATAAATGATTATGCTGCACTTTTAGGTTAGATATTTAAGTTCTGTAAATCAACATGTTGAATGTTCTTTCACAAGTTAAAGAAGATATCAAAACCAGTTAGAGAGTAAAGTGGCAGAAATGGAGGTTAAAATATTAGGAGTATTTATTATCTCCTCGTATGAGCATTTGTATCAGGAGAATTTGAccccaattaataaaaaaaatgaaatcagaTCGGTTATCCTGGAGAAAACTTATCATAGGTGGCTGGGTAGGATTATAGCAATTAAAATAAATCTGGTTCCAGAGCTGTTGGACCTATTTTATATTGTCCCCGTTAAAGTCTCAAATACAGAGCTTCAATTTGCCTTTCTCTGATTTGTATTAACGAATCGAaaagtatcttgagatacgtGTGGATATTCTACTTCTGGAACTACACTCAAATTCCGTTCTCTTTTTATAAAAATGCAACTTGCTTGTGCACTTGAATCAGGACTATGGAGagcaaaataaaagcacaaatttGGTCCTGGACATTCATTTTGTTGCATGCAGGTAAATATTGGTAGCACATAAATATGGGGCAGCATTTTTACActtcaatttagagttgagcaaaGACTCACCCCTTCCCAAgtctaaatctgtccgcacattttaaatttgtccccactgcagtgcaacacggttttgccaaggtgcaaatttgctcctttttccaTAGATAAAAAATCTCATATGTATAGAAAAGAATGGTGAACATAATGGTCACCAGCTGCTGTGTTTGTGTTACCTACACAACAAGGCAAGTCACCAATGGaggctttaatattggtggcggataatgcttctgccttacagcagccAAATACACTTTCTACACCAcactgtaagctcatttgggcaggaccatctttaccttctgtttcatgtcatattatgttatttatttggatCTTGATCGCCTTAGTGTAATGCACTGTATTATATGCTAGAACCTTATAAATacaggatgataataataataataatgagaaatCTAACACAATGATTAAActtcctcttacccagtgatgtgaggggccggTAATTCTCCATCATgacgtccttgtacagatccttgtgtccctctaaatactcccactcctccatggagaaatagacagtgacatcctgacaccttataggaacctgacacacacaatgatacagtcatcacccagacacatcccctggtgttactgtataatgtcccattcccagcagtcacctctccagtcagcagctgaatgatcttgttggtgagttctagaatcctctggtcattgtttctctcatgtatcagtgagtgaggtggaggttccatgatggggctctgggtcctgctccatCCTCCTGATACACGGGGACGGCTGCTGGGTGTCACCTGCTCACCAGATATCTTCCccactactgtgtaatcctgaGCATAGCGAGAAAATAATAAGTATCTTTATGGGGAGAAACATATTTCCCTATAAAAGAATgctagttttttttttggttgttttttaatACAAAGGTGGAAAAGGCATAAATAAGTGCACAGTGGTTTATTTATAGGAACAGGGATGGATTTTGttaaaaacttctaaaaagaCTATAGTTTTACTTTGACAGATTACCGTTCTCTGATGTAAACAAACATGGAAGttactgtgacattcccagaatccctcacctctccagttagCAGACAGAGGATCTCAAGGGTGAGATTCAATATCTTCTCAGTCATGCAACAGCTGTTCTTATCCATCCTCAGTGAGTCAATCAGATGATCTACACAGGAAACTGTCTACCCTCTTGCAGTTCTCTATGTTTACCCTAACAACAGAGAGAAAAATATAGttacaggtaataatacaatatatctataggaCAGGACTAGTAGGTGACATGGATGGTGATACAGGATGACACAGGGTGTGGAATAAAGttacaggtaataatacaatatatctataggaCAGGACTAGTAGGTGACATGGATGGTGATACAGGATGACACAGGTGTAGTATAAAGttacaggtaataatacaatatatctataggaCAGGACTAGCAGGTGACATGGATGGTGATACAGGATGACACAGGGTGTGGAATAAAGttacaggtaataatacaatatatctataggaCAGGACTAGTAGGTGACATGGATGGTGATACAGGATGACACAGGATGTGGAATAAAGttacaggtaataatacaatatatctataggaCAGGACTAGTAGGTGACATGGATGGTGATACAGGGTGACACAGGTGTGGAATAAAGttacaggtaataatacaatatatctataggaCAGGACTAGTAGGTGACATGGATGGTGATACAGGATGACACAGGGTGTAGAATAAAGttacaggtaataatacaatatatctataggaCAGGACTAGTAGGTGACATGGATGGTGATACAGGATGACACAGGTGTAGAATAAAGttacaggtaataatacaatatatctataggaCAGGACTAGTAGGTGACATGGATGGTGATACAGGATGACACAGGGTGTAGAATAAAGttacaggtaataatacaatataccTATAGGACAGGACTAGTAGGTGACATGGATGGTGATACAGGATGACACAGGGTGTGGAATAAAGttacaggtaataatacaatatatctataggaCAGGACTAGTAGGTGACATGGATGGTGATACAGGATGACACAGGGTGTGGAATAAAGttacaggtaataatacaatatatctataggaCAGTACTAGTAGGTGACATGGATGGTGATACAGGATGACACAGGGTGTGGAATAAAGttacaggtaataatacaatatatctataggaCAGGACTAGTAGGTGACATGGATGGTGATACAGGATGACACAGGTGTAGAATAAAGttacaggtaataatacaatatatctataggaCAGGACTAGTAGGTGACATGGATGGTGATACAGGATGACACAGGGTGTGGAATAAAGttacaggtaataatacaatatatctataggaTAGGACTAGTAGGTGACATGGATGGTGACACAGGGTGTGGAATAAAGttacaggtaataatacaatatatctataggaCAGGACTAGTAGGTGACATGGATGGTGATACAGGATGACACAGGGTGTGGAATAAAGttacaggtaataatacaatatatctataggaCAGGACTAGTAGGTGACATGGATGGTGATACAGGATGAGGAATAAAGTTACATGTAAGTTTTTGCTGTAACAGCTCTATAATAATATGTAAACACTCATGTTCTGCTGTTATTTGTGGGagtataaagtaaataaaatacaaaatcacaCATCCACAGGTCAGAAAAATACTATAACAGTCTATAACACATATAATTACCTGGTCCTACCCGGCTCACATAAGCAGTATCTCCTCTCTGCTTTCTACTACTTCTGTCTGGATAGGAAGTTAGATGAGAGGACAGAAGCGTTTCCTGGCTGTGAGCTCAGCTGGTCTCCTGCGTCCCAGGCCTCCTCCTCAGTCATCCTCCTTTACTATATAGAACTGTATTACTTTATAAATCAACATAGCTTTGTCCTGTGTATGGGTTGTAGTCTCTTTGTTTTGAACAAAAATTGTAGTCCAGCTATTGTAAAGCAAAGTGCTCTGAACGATCATTTGCACTACTAAACCTATGATGTATTAGCTGCAACCTTTTCAAGTGAAGTCATaacacaagtatatatatatatatatctatatatatatatatatatatatatatgcacacacacatatatatatatttataaataaatttttgGGGATTAATGCTACTTTTTTTTGGTTCACTCGAGTTTTGCTACtgctgaaaatatatttatttaaatactacaccagggggtaaatgtatcaatctgcaggttcttcaacacccacgtgttcagcctcttccgcgattaaatttcaagcggcgctgcattgtaaagggttacatttccctttacaatgcagcgccgcttgaaatttaatcgcgaaagaggctgaacacgcgggtgttgaagaacccgcagattgatacatttacccccatgtctcccAACTGCTTAAATTTAAGTGGGACAGTaccaatttgagggctctgtacAGCCCACAGACATGTCTGTTTCTGAGGGTGGGAATTTTGGGAGGTACTTGCTGTGAACAGGTGCAGgtgtgacaatcatcatcatcatcaccatttatttatatagcgccactaattacgcagcgctgtacagagaactcattcacatcagtccctgccccattggagcttacagtctaaattcctaacatacccacacacagacagagagagactaaggtcaatctaatagcagccaactaacctaccagtaagtttttggagtgcgggaggaaaccagagcacccggaggaaacccacgcaaacacggggagaacatacaaactcctcacagataaggccatggtcgggaattgaactcatgaccccagtgctgtgaggcagaagtgctaaccatttagccaccgtgctgcttgcATCTGCCTAAACTCTCTACTGTCCACCTCCTGTGAGCTCAATCACATTCCTATGGTTGTCAGTAATTGTGATGCCTCTGGAGGTTCAGGGGTTGTGGCTGATGACACCTCAAGGACTCCCAATGCTGCAGAAGATGATCTACCGGGGCCAGTACACTGGGTCCAAATCTGGCTGTGGGTGACAGCTTGGGCACAGTGAGTTACCTGTACATTGCTCTGGTCATTACCCAAGACGTCCTTAGTGGGCAGTCCACTCATTACCACCATTTCCATCACTAATCATTTTGTCCTACCAAACTAACGCAGTCTACAGGTATGTCCTGGATTCGCCCCACTGTTGTAGCTATCTGTGCCATCTGGTTGGGTACCATCCGGGACTTGGGGACCAAGTCGGCCTCAACATGAGTGAGGGAAGTACCAGAGCCCcaaagccattgtaattcccaatACAGAACCCAAACAACAAGATGCCCACTCAAGTTGATTTGTTCCCAGAGGGAAGCGCCTTCAGGGAAGAGGCAGAGGAATATGTACATAAAGCCCACAGCTTGCAGAAAGTGTGAGCAGGAGCTGACTGCAGGATTGTAGGACTAGAGTCTTTGCTTTCACCCAGATGCAGAAGACCAAACTTTCCCAGACCAGAAAAAATTGTCAAAATCTCAACGTTTCCTGGATTGGTAGGGTTAATATAATTAAATTGATCCTTCTTAAAATGTTGTATTTCCATCAAACACTACCATCTGGATATTTGGAGCTTCATGGAGTCATCAGGGAGTTTGTCTCAACTGGCAGACGTTTCATTTTTTGTGTTAGTGATACACCCAACAGGTCACATTCTTCATCCTCTTATTCCAGTATCCCGTTTGTGGGGTTGTACGGATTGCTGGCTGTATTCTGTCTGTTGGGTGAGAGGCGATGTTGTCACCGGATCATGCGCCACATCACACAACTCGTCCTCAGAGACGACAGAtggctgtgtaataaaaatataaatgaaaagagTTAGTATGGGAATAGATGagtctattgatttaacattacaacatTCTCTTTTGAAGTTCCCATTGACAATTGATTGCAAAGTTATTGCAGAAGAATTTGACAAATGGTGAAATTTCCCAAACTGTGGCAGGGCcatagatggcaaacatgtcaGAGTTATACCTACCTCTAAAAGTGGATTGTATTTGTACAACTACAAGGGATTATTCAGCATTATTCTGATAGCCATAGTGGATGCCAATTATGAATCTATATTTGTGAACATTGGAAAAAAATGGCAAAGTGTGAGATGATGGGGCATTGGAGCAGATGCCCTTTCATGACAAAATTACAAAGAATGCTCTGAATTTGCCAACATGTACACAAACTAAATTTGGTCTTATTTTGtatttccctcctctctgctctgttcactctgaatgtcagggcatgacgtcatcaagtcacgcccaacattcagtgaggagcggcgcagagaggaccaatcaagaagaaagaagacagaggaaagaagagaagagatgaaagaagctaatagaagGTTAATAAAggagcggagaggcaaggggaggaaagcagaaggagacagagagataaagaaggggtgagagagaggcacagaatgataaagaaaggggtgagagagagaggcacagtgtgatgaagaagggggagaggcagcatggagggtgcagtgtgatcataagggggcacagcgtggttgtgatgaaggggcacagtaatgtgtgtgtgatccaaggggcttgtggcaatgtaatgtgtgtgaggtagttgatggctaattaatgggtgctattttgtttatggggtgatggtggggtaatttaatagtggggactattaatttaagacggggtggtttgggggctattgaatgtgggggtaagtttggggagaatgagttctctattaaatgtgagtatgaattatttaatggcagtgatggttgcgggaaataggtatatttctgaaatgtaaatactattaatttactgctggggctgtttggagggagggaaataggctaatttattaaatgggagaactattaatttaatggggctGGGGGAAGGCCTAAATATTACTCGTGTGTGGTATTGATTTAAagccggggctggttgtaattttctaaatgtacccatttttttttccaaatatggccctcaacattccaggatcgagacaagccacaactaaagaaagcagcatccacaggtggtgaaagtgagcagAACAGGTaagacagtgtgtgaaatgttgtgattctagtgggaaaattgcgatttttggtgactgttctgcccaatctaaggggcagaccAAGACTgtaaactgtttgtgtacacactgtattctttctatactacattatggtgctagatgtcctgaaactCAGGAGTGCTGGGaaatatgtcacgctctggcaagcgggcactgcacccttgtgtcaatggtgtacacactgcaggattttttttttgtgcaggagggtggcctagtCCTTTCTAACCTGCTAGGCACACCCCAATGAAGCAAAGCCACGCCCCAAATAGTACGACCACACCCACAGTAACTTTGGTGCCGCGGCACAAATTTTTGGGGGGCCCCCAAGAAGTTAttgtatcggggccctgaattcctcttggcagccctgattatgCCAGGGCGGTGTCtcagatgcttctgcacatgAGCCAGAATATATTCTTTCTTATCAGTAATGCACCAATAGCGagtctgaaaatatgtttatacccttatatgtaagttgattTCAAGACCCTGTGTTCTCCGAGTATAAAACCGGAATGCAGCCAGAGAGACCCTAGTctcatgactggaccttgatgaagaaaggtgcctattgtttttccaTCTTTCGTGTGAAAGAGGGGACCTGGAAATTGTCTGTTACTTGAAAATATTGGAAGCTGAGTATTTCATCATCAtaagtatttgatttactttcacttttatattatgtttattgaaaaaataaaggtaaacgtCACAATAAATCATTCATGACACATTTACTCTTTGAAACCGAAAGAACCTCACTCAAAGAAACAATCATTACAGAGGCAGAGCTCTAGATTTACAGCTGGGAGAATGGTTAGACACAACATACAGCTGCCTCAGGTGCAGCAGGGCTTGGGAGTGTAAGACAGATATAGTGTGCTAGTAGGAGGTGTTGTGTCCCTGAATCTGGACATAAAGATGAAACACACCCAGGAGTGGGTTCCACTGGGGTGAAGCAGAAGTGTCCCACAATACTATAAGTTTACAATAAAGTGCTTTCATAGGAAATAATGTAGACAAATGGTGGTTTGATTGGTGCAGAGAGACATATTTAGAGCTGGTGCAACCTTAGGCATTGTAAGGGAATATATCCTAAATGTGTAATAATGCTCCCCACATGCTCATCATCAACACCACCTCCTCCAGCACTTATACTGGAAATAACAAGTGTTTGGAAATTGCCAAATACATAGAAATTGTGCGATTTTGGACTCCTGAAAGTACAACTAGGAAACCAATATTCTCCTTCTCTGAAAGGGAGAATGTGGGCGGTGACAAGCAATCAGCCAATCGAATGGAAGACGTCACTTGTACTCGCAACCTATCAGATCACAGCTGGGATTCTATATAAGAATCAGAGTGACGATGATAAGGATTCATCTGTTCTAGATGTTTAGTTCTAGAGTCTAGTTCCCGCCGCCCTGTACGATGTCTGAGACTGCTCCAGCCGCAGCTCCTGCGCCCTCAGCGGATCCCGCTGCTAAAAAGAAGAAGCAGCCCAAGAAGCCGGCAGCGAGCGGAGCCAAGAAGAGCAGCAAAGCCTCTGGTCCCAGCGTGTCCGAGCTGATCGTGAAAGAAGTGTCCGCTTCCAAGGAGCGCAGTGGGGTTTCTCTGGCCGCCCTGAAGAAGGCTCTGGCTGCCGGCGGGTACGATGTGGAGAAGAATAACACCCGCCTGAAGGTGGCGCTGAAGGGTTTGGTGACCAAGGAAACCCTCATCCAGGTGAAAGGCAGCGGCGCCTCCGGCTCCTTCAAGCTGAACAAGAAACAGGCGGAGAGCAAGCAGAAGGCGGCTAAGAAGAAGCCAGCGGCTGCGGCCAAGCCCAAGACACCGGCGGCCAAGAAAGTGGTCAAGTCCCCCAAGAAGGCCCCGGCTAAGTCCAAGAGCCCAAAGAAGGCCCAGAAGCCGGCGGCGGCCGCCAAGAAGGCAGCGAAAAGTCCCAAAAAGCCAAAGGCTGCTCCTAAGCCGAAGAAGGCAGCCAAGAGCCCCGCGAAGAAAGTGGCCAAGAGTCCGGCTAAGAAGGCGGCCAAGCCTGCGAGAAGCCCCGCTAGAAAGGCCGCTAAACCGAGGAAGGCTGCGCCCAAGAAGTAACCGGGATCCGCACTTCCCCATAcaccacaaaggctcttttcagagccaccaccTTCTCCCGACAGAGCTACATGTCCGTTGTACAAGGGGGTCTCATAAGCCGCAGCGTAAGATGAGCGCACGTTTTGCCTCCTATAAAGGCAGCGCATCCACATAGCTGACACAGTAATATCACTTCATACAACCTCccgggagagagggacagattatCCCGACTGACAGGGGCACATGTACACAGTGTAACGCTGGGGGGACGTGGGAGTATTATATATAACAGACCGCTCTAGTAATACATTACACTACAA
The nucleotide sequence above comes from Mixophyes fleayi isolate aMixFle1 chromosome 6, aMixFle1.hap1, whole genome shotgun sequence. Encoded proteins:
- the LOC142159974 gene encoding histone H1.10-like → MSETAPAAAPAPSADPAAKKKKQPKKPAASGAKKSSKASGPSVSELIVKEVSASKERSGVSLAALKKALAAGGYDVEKNNTRLKVALKGLVTKETLIQVKGSGASGSFKLNKKQAESKQKAAKKKPAAAAKPKTPAAKKVVKSPKKAPAKSKSPKKAQKPAAAAKKAAKSPKKPKAAPKPKKAAKSPAKKVAKSPAKKAAKPARSPARKAAKPRKAAPKK